One genomic region from Nocardioides plantarum encodes:
- the scpA gene encoding methylmalonyl-CoA mutase, which yields MSGVPKSFSGLPLRGVSTSSTTEGGSRGVGKAWTSPEGIDILPVYGPEHLEGLDALDTWPGLSPFLRGPYPTMYTTQPWTVRQYAGFSTAEASNAFYRRNLAAGQKGLSVAFDLATHRGYDSDHPRVRGDVGMAGVAIDSIYDTRTLFDGIPLDEMSVSMTMNGAVLPVLALYIAAAEEQGVRPEQLAGTIQNDILKEFMVRNTYIYPPAPSMRIISDIFSYTSAKMPRFNSISISGYHIQEAGATADLELAYTLADGVEYIRAGLETGMTIDQFAPRLSFFWAIGMNFYMEVAKLRAARALWSRLVRDFAPQNPKSLSLRTHSQTSGWSLTAQDVFNNVGRTAIEAMAATQGHTQSLHTNALDEAIALPTDFSARIARNTQLLLQQESGTTGTIDPWAGSYYVERLTHDLAEKAWAHIQEAEQAGGMAKAIEQGIPKMRIEEAAARTQARIDSGAQKVIGVNTFRLAAEDKLDVLRVDNDDVYRQQVAKLERLRAERDDNAVSSALEALTNSADRGAAKGSLDGNLLALAVDAARAKATVGEISDALEKVYGRHQAVIRTISGVYRDTAGEGDGTLLTQVLDATAEFEEAEGRRPRILVAKMGQDGHDRGQKVIVSAFADLGFDVDVGPLFSTPEEVAQQAVDADVHIVGVSSLAAGHLTLLPALKTALAEQGRPDIMTVIGGVIPPDDVPVLQEMGAAAVFLPGTVIAESALALLAKLREQLGH from the coding sequence ATGAGCGGCGTACCGAAGTCCTTCTCCGGCCTGCCGCTGCGCGGGGTCTCGACAAGCTCGACCACCGAGGGTGGCTCGAGGGGCGTTGGCAAGGCGTGGACCAGCCCCGAGGGCATCGACATCCTGCCGGTCTACGGACCCGAGCACCTCGAGGGCCTCGACGCCCTCGACACCTGGCCGGGCCTGAGCCCGTTCCTGCGTGGGCCCTACCCGACGATGTACACCACGCAGCCGTGGACGGTCCGCCAGTACGCCGGCTTCTCCACCGCCGAGGCGTCCAACGCGTTCTACCGCCGCAACCTCGCGGCGGGCCAGAAGGGCCTGTCGGTCGCCTTCGACCTGGCGACCCACCGCGGCTACGACTCCGATCACCCGCGGGTGCGTGGCGACGTCGGCATGGCGGGCGTGGCGATCGACTCGATCTACGACACCCGCACCCTGTTCGACGGCATCCCGCTCGACGAGATGTCGGTGTCGATGACGATGAACGGCGCGGTGCTGCCGGTGCTCGCGCTCTACATCGCGGCGGCCGAGGAGCAGGGGGTGAGGCCGGAGCAGCTCGCGGGGACGATCCAGAACGACATCCTCAAGGAGTTCATGGTCCGCAACACCTACATCTACCCGCCGGCGCCGTCGATGCGGATCATCTCCGACATCTTCAGCTACACCTCGGCGAAGATGCCGCGCTTCAACTCGATCTCGATCTCCGGCTACCACATCCAGGAGGCCGGGGCGACGGCCGACCTCGAGCTGGCCTACACGCTCGCCGACGGGGTCGAGTACATCCGCGCCGGCCTCGAGACCGGGATGACGATCGACCAGTTCGCCCCACGGTTGAGCTTCTTCTGGGCCATCGGGATGAACTTCTACATGGAGGTCGCCAAGCTGCGCGCCGCTCGTGCGCTGTGGTCACGGCTGGTGCGCGACTTCGCTCCGCAGAACCCCAAGTCGCTCTCGTTGCGCACCCACTCGCAGACCTCCGGCTGGTCGCTGACCGCGCAGGACGTCTTCAACAACGTCGGGCGCACGGCGATCGAGGCGATGGCAGCCACCCAGGGCCACACCCAGAGCCTGCACACCAACGCCCTCGACGAGGCCATCGCGCTGCCCACCGACTTCTCCGCCCGCATCGCGCGCAACACCCAGCTGCTGCTGCAGCAGGAGTCCGGCACCACCGGCACGATCGACCCGTGGGCCGGCTCCTACTACGTCGAGCGCCTCACCCACGACCTCGCCGAGAAGGCCTGGGCGCACATCCAGGAGGCCGAGCAGGCCGGCGGCATGGCGAAGGCCATCGAGCAGGGCATCCCCAAGATGCGCATCGAGGAGGCGGCCGCGCGCACCCAGGCCCGCATCGACTCCGGTGCCCAGAAGGTCATCGGCGTCAACACCTTCCGGCTCGCCGCCGAGGACAAGCTCGACGTGCTGCGCGTCGACAACGACGACGTCTACCGCCAGCAGGTCGCCAAGCTGGAGCGTCTGCGCGCCGAGCGGGACGACAACGCGGTGAGCAGTGCTCTCGAAGCGTTGACCAACAGTGCTGACCGCGGCGCGGCCAAGGGTTCCCTCGACGGCAACCTGCTCGCACTCGCGGTCGACGCCGCGCGGGCCAAGGCGACCGTCGGCGAGATCTCCGACGCCCTCGAGAAGGTCTACGGCCGCCACCAGGCGGTCATCCGTACGATCTCCGGCGTGTACCGCGACACGGCCGGCGAGGGCGACGGCACCCTGCTCACGCAGGTCCTCGACGCCACCGCCGAGTTCGAGGAGGCCGAGGGGCGCCGCCCGCGCATCCTCGTCGCCAAGATGGGCCAGGACGGTCACGACCGCGGCCAGAAGGTCATCGTCTCGGCGTTCGCCGACCTGGGCTTCGACGTCGACGTCGGCCCGCTGTTCTCCACGCCCGAGGAGGTCGCCCAGCAGGCCGTCGACGCCGACGTCCACATCGTCGGGGTCAGCTCGCTGGCCGCCGGCCACCTCACGCTGCTGCCGGCGCTCAAGACCGCGCTCGCCGAGCAGGGGAGGCCCGACATCATGACCGTCATCGGCGGCGTCATCCCGCCCGACGACGTGCCGGTGCTCCAGGAGATGGGCGCCGCCGCGGTGTTCCTGCCCGGCACCGTCATCGCCGAGTCGGCCCTCGCCCTCCTGGCCAAGCTGCGCGAGCAGCTCGGGCATTGA